In Sphingobacteriaceae bacterium, the following proteins share a genomic window:
- the ric gene encoding iron-sulfur cluster repair di-iron protein yields the protein MNTTKEKTIGEIVADDYRTAAVFESFGIDFCCKGNKMMDEVCASNNISRNVLELELKKVKANEANQVTDYKSWPLDLLTDFIEKKHHRYVEDKTPVLKQYLDKICTVHGKNHPELFEIKELFNQSAGELAAHMKKEELILFPFVRKLAHTRRENQASPQPSFGTVQNPITMMMHEHDTEGEIFRQIAKLSNNYTPPLDACNTYKVTFALLKEFEADLHLHIHLENNILFPKSIEMEKSNPQ from the coding sequence ATGAATACAACTAAAGAAAAAACAATTGGCGAAATCGTTGCAGACGATTACCGCACCGCGGCAGTTTTTGAATCATTCGGTATCGATTTTTGTTGTAAGGGCAATAAAATGATGGACGAAGTTTGTGCAAGCAATAATATAAGCAGAAACGTTTTGGAGCTGGAGCTCAAAAAAGTAAAGGCAAATGAAGCGAACCAGGTGACGGACTACAAATCCTGGCCCTTAGATTTATTAACCGATTTCATCGAGAAAAAGCATCACAGGTATGTGGAAGATAAAACACCTGTATTGAAACAATACCTCGACAAAATCTGTACTGTACATGGTAAGAATCATCCGGAGTTATTTGAAATAAAAGAACTTTTTAACCAATCGGCTGGTGAGTTGGCAGCACACATGAAAAAAGAAGAACTGATTCTGTTTCCATTCGTTAGAAAATTGGCGCATACAAGGCGTGAGAATCAGGCCTCACCTCAACCTTCCTTTGGAACAGTTCAAAACCCTATAACTATGATGATGCACGAGCATGATACCGAAGGTGAGATTTTCAGACAAATTGCCAAACTAAGCAATAATTATACTCCTCCTTTAGATGCTTGTAACACTTACAAAGTAACCTTTGCATTACTAAAAGAATTTGAAGCCGATTTGCACCTGCACATCCACTTAGAGAATAATATTTTGTTTCCTAAATCAATAGAAATGGAAAAATCTAATCCGCAATAA
- a CDS encoding cation-binding protein, with amino-acid sequence MESLPIKRSKALQPLSREHHYELLFCWKIRTGFKKNIDVSRIKKYADWFFKNRLIPHFSEEEAFVFPLLGKDHELVKKALADHRRLTRLFEDSLDIKKSLSLLEEELEKHIRFEERILFTEIQKAASEQNLDLIMKVLSEVGTEEEWDDEFWK; translated from the coding sequence ATGGAATCGTTACCAATTAAAAGAAGTAAGGCATTGCAACCATTAAGCCGTGAGCATCATTACGAGCTTTTGTTTTGCTGGAAAATAAGAACGGGCTTCAAAAAGAACATCGACGTAAGCAGGATAAAAAAATACGCGGACTGGTTCTTTAAAAACAGGCTAATACCCCACTTCAGCGAGGAAGAAGCGTTTGTGTTTCCTCTATTGGGTAAAGACCATGAATTGGTGAAAAAGGCACTGGCAGATCACCGCCGGCTAACACGGCTTTTTGAAGACAGCCTGGATATCAAAAAATCTTTAAGTCTTCTTGAAGAGGAATTAGAAAAACACATTCGTTTTGAGGAACGGATTTTATTTACCGAGATCCAAAAAGCAGCATCTGAGCAGAATTTAGATTTGATTATGAAGGTTCTTTCTGAGGTCGGTACTGAAGAAGAGTGGGACGACGAATTCTGGAAATAA
- a CDS encoding histidine kinase, producing the protein MQEIPTNTASHNDLRNLLAQAPVAMAIYRGKDHIIEIANKAMCEFWDKQQEAIVGKSLFEVLPEAEQQGFRQVLDQVLATGERATFNEIPVVLANQGQNKTLIYNLLFEALRDTKGSIYGLMGLATDVTASVMARKKIEESERKYRTLIESTDVATALYEGYDMTIKMANDAMINLWGKGPSVIGKNLHDALPEIQNQHFLSLLQAVYETGISYKTNEGRADLLIDGKLETFYFNFSYQALKDADGKVYAILNMAVDVTQSVNDRKKLEEAEDKTRLALAAGNFGVWDSDFENNSVYLDSRCKELFGITAFDDLTPEDFAKYVHPEDQKKIESAIAETIKKGQSDYRIEFRVLLPDNKLRWLRSYGKAYFNANGLSRIVGTSQDITSERESQNEQAKLLALVDNSVELMSLLGLDGKNSYVNKAGQQLLGFDSMAQVIETPISELHAPEDFQKVNDEVLKALVEKGRWSGEMIVRNLKTKELIPVYNNTVRIHDPETGEVLGFGAVMRDMRPELEARRTQQRTNDLQAANTNLKRSNEELEQFAYVASHDLQEPLRKIQMFSDLILSSPNDSDYLIKQVVKVAAASKRMSALVKDLLNYSRLSSVTQDFETVDLNEVMRNVMTDLDLTIKSASAQIHFTGLPKVLGLPLQLYQLLLNLTSNSLKFIKANPIISIRAQSCIGGQGGVYDHLIKGVSYWYLTFEDNGIGFEQEYADKIFTIFQRLHNNRDYSGTGIGLAICKKAVENHHGFIYASSNPGEGATFHIYLPKME; encoded by the coding sequence ATGCAGGAAATCCCTACTAACACCGCTTCGCACAACGACCTTCGGAACCTTCTTGCCCAGGCACCTGTGGCCATGGCAATTTATCGCGGTAAAGATCATATAATCGAAATAGCTAACAAGGCCATGTGTGAGTTTTGGGATAAGCAGCAGGAAGCTATTGTGGGTAAGTCTTTGTTTGAAGTATTGCCAGAAGCTGAGCAGCAAGGATTCAGACAGGTACTTGATCAAGTTTTGGCTACGGGCGAAAGAGCCACGTTCAATGAGATTCCGGTAGTATTAGCAAACCAGGGGCAAAATAAAACGTTGATCTACAACCTTTTGTTTGAGGCGTTGCGCGACACAAAGGGCTCTATTTATGGGCTTATGGGACTAGCCACAGACGTAACCGCTTCGGTAATGGCCAGAAAAAAGATTGAAGAAAGTGAACGTAAATACCGCACTCTTATTGAAAGTACCGATGTTGCCACGGCTCTTTACGAAGGTTACGATATGACGATTAAGATGGCTAATGATGCAATGATTAATCTATGGGGAAAAGGTCCTTCTGTAATAGGAAAAAATCTACACGATGCTTTACCGGAAATACAGAACCAGCATTTCCTTAGCCTGTTGCAAGCTGTTTACGAAACAGGCATTAGCTATAAAACGAATGAAGGTCGTGCAGACCTTTTGATTGATGGGAAATTAGAGACTTTCTACTTTAACTTTTCCTACCAGGCTTTGAAAGATGCGGATGGTAAAGTTTATGCCATTTTAAACATGGCGGTAGATGTCACACAAAGTGTAAACGATCGCAAAAAACTGGAAGAGGCCGAAGATAAAACCCGTCTTGCATTGGCGGCAGGTAATTTCGGCGTTTGGGATTCAGATTTTGAAAATAACTCTGTATACCTTGATTCACGCTGCAAAGAACTTTTTGGCATTACTGCATTTGATGATTTAACTCCCGAAGATTTTGCAAAATATGTGCATCCCGAAGATCAGAAGAAAATTGAGAGCGCAATTGCAGAAACTATAAAAAAGGGTCAGAGTGACTATCGGATTGAATTTCGGGTACTGTTACCTGATAACAAATTGAGATGGCTGAGAAGTTATGGGAAAGCTTACTTTAATGCGAACGGCTTGTCGCGTATTGTTGGAACAAGCCAGGATATAACCTCTGAGAGGGAATCGCAAAATGAACAAGCGAAATTGCTTGCGTTGGTTGATAATAGTGTGGAGCTCATGTCGCTTCTGGGTTTAGACGGAAAGAACTCCTATGTGAATAAAGCCGGCCAGCAACTGCTGGGTTTTGATTCTATGGCACAAGTCATAGAGACGCCAATATCTGAGCTGCATGCACCTGAAGATTTTCAGAAGGTGAATGATGAGGTGCTCAAGGCGCTTGTGGAAAAAGGGCGTTGGTCGGGTGAAATGATAGTGAGAAATCTTAAAACAAAAGAACTCATTCCTGTTTATAACAATACTGTTCGCATTCATGACCCCGAAACCGGAGAAGTGTTGGGATTCGGTGCTGTAATGCGCGATATGAGACCAGAACTTGAGGCGCGTCGTACGCAACAACGCACAAATGATTTACAGGCAGCAAATACTAATTTAAAACGTTCCAACGAAGAACTAGAACAATTCGCCTATGTAGCGAGTCATGATTTGCAGGAACCGTTGCGAAAAATTCAAATGTTTAGTGATCTGATCTTGTCAAGTCCGAACGACTCCGACTATTTAATAAAACAGGTGGTTAAAGTTGCTGCGGCCTCTAAGCGCATGAGTGCCTTGGTAAAAGATCTGCTGAATTATTCAAGACTGTCGTCTGTAACGCAGGATTTCGAGACTGTAGATTTAAATGAGGTCATGAGAAATGTCATGACTGATCTCGATTTGACGATAAAATCTGCCTCTGCGCAAATACATTTTACCGGTCTTCCAAAGGTTTTAGGATTGCCTTTGCAGCTCTATCAGTTACTATTGAACCTAACTTCCAATTCGCTTAAATTCATAAAGGCAAATCCTATCATAAGCATCAGAGCTCAGTCCTGCATTGGCGGACAGGGTGGCGTTTATGATCACCTCATAAAAGGAGTAAGCTATTGGTATTTAACTTTTGAAGACAATGGAATAGGCTTTGAGCAGGAGTATGCAGATAAAATTTTTACGATCTTCCAGCGTTTGCATAATAACCGCGATTACTCCGGAACGGGAATAGGTCTGGCTATCTGTAAAAAAGCGGTTGAAAATCATCACGGTTTTATTTATGCAAGTAGTAATCCCGGGGAGGGTGCTACCTTCCATATTTATTTGCCCAAAATGGAATAA
- a CDS encoding transcriptional regulator, whose product MGSTKTEEFTIKDNKIAKYAKALAHPARVAIVQLLIKKQACICGDIVDELPLSQSTVSQHLKELKEAGLIKGDIDGVKICYCIDEKEWEIAKAYLNALFVSYTNKTTCCS is encoded by the coding sequence ATGGGAAGCACTAAAACGGAAGAATTTACAATTAAGGATAACAAAATAGCAAAATACGCGAAAGCATTAGCGCATCCTGCGCGTGTAGCAATAGTGCAGCTGCTGATCAAAAAGCAAGCCTGCATTTGCGGAGATATTGTTGATGAATTGCCTTTATCACAGAGTACAGTGTCTCAACATTTAAAAGAGTTAAAAGAAGCTGGCCTCATTAAAGGGGATATAGATGGTGTAAAAATTTGCTATTGCATTGACGAAAAAGAATGGGAAATAGCTAAGGCGTACTTGAATGCTCTGTTTGTTTCGTATACCAATAAAACTACGTGTTGCTCATGA
- a CDS encoding 3-beta hydroxysteroid dehydrogenase: MKVFVTGATGFVGSAVVKELLSAGHEVLSLARSEESAKALLEMGAKVHRGSLDDLESLRKGAASADGVIHTGFNHNFSRFKESCEEDRDIIAALGSALIGSERPLIVTSGTGVLPVLGRVAIEEDSVAASVNPRKASEEASDALAEKGVRVSIMRLPPSVHGKGDHGFVPMLINIAREKGVSVYKGEGGNLWPSVHRFDAACLYRLALEKSPAAGTRIHAVAEEGIAFRTIATAIAKGLNIPVASKSPEDAATHFGGFAHFAAMDCAASGKHTQEFFNWHPIQTRLIEDVESNYFQM; this comes from the coding sequence ATGAAAGTTTTTGTCACAGGAGCTACGGGCTTTGTTGGTTCAGCGGTTGTAAAGGAATTATTAAGTGCAGGTCATGAAGTTCTGAGCCTTGCAAGGTCAGAAGAATCTGCGAAAGCGCTTCTGGAGATGGGAGCCAAAGTTCATCGTGGAAGTCTCGACGATTTAGAGAGTTTAAGAAAAGGTGCCGCATCAGCAGATGGTGTAATTCATACAGGCTTCAATCATAACTTTTCAAGATTTAAAGAAAGTTGCGAAGAAGACAGGGATATAATTGCTGCCCTGGGATCGGCACTTATAGGCTCTGAACGTCCTTTGATTGTCACATCCGGAACTGGAGTGCTCCCAGTATTGGGGCGTGTGGCCATAGAGGAAGATAGTGTAGCTGCAAGCGTCAATCCGCGTAAGGCTTCGGAAGAGGCCTCAGACGCCCTGGCTGAAAAAGGTGTCCGGGTTTCCATCATGCGCCTTCCGCCCTCTGTGCATGGAAAAGGCGATCATGGTTTTGTTCCGATGCTTATAAACATTGCACGTGAGAAAGGTGTTTCGGTATATAAGGGAGAAGGGGGGAATCTGTGGCCCTCAGTGCATCGTTTCGATGCTGCCTGTTTATACAGACTTGCTTTGGAAAAATCACCTGCAGCAGGCACTCGTATTCATGCTGTGGCAGAGGAGGGTATAGCGTTTCGCACAATTGCAACGGCTATAGCAAAGGGTTTGAATATTCCGGTAGCGTCGAAGTCACCTGAGGATGCTGCCACACACTTTGGTGGGTTCGCGCATTTTGCAGCTATGGATTGTGCTGCCTCGGGCAAACACACACAGGAGTTCTTTAATTGGCACCCGATTCAAACAAGGCTTATTGAGGATGTTGAGAGTAATTACTTCCAGATGTGA
- a CDS encoding AraC family transcriptional regulator: MSYKKVERVKTITEYQRSRGLPKPEHPLISLIDYETIKHAPENNTTNWVLDFYSISLKRNFDAKIKYGQSEYDFDEGVMFFISPGQVFSIEVQKNPNPKRSGWTLLIHPDFLWNSSLSKTIKHYDYFDYSSNEALFLSDKEEKTVVEILKNIRHEYQSNIDSYSQHLIIAQLELLFTYAERFYHRQFITRKIPNHKILNQLEDALADYFASESLSKAGMPSVHYIAEKLNISPNYLSNLLKVLTGQSTQQHIHDKLIEKAKEKLSTTDLSVGEIAYSLGFEHTQSFSRLFKLKSKVSPQEFRSGFN; the protein is encoded by the coding sequence ATGTCGTATAAAAAAGTTGAGAGAGTTAAAACAATAACGGAATACCAACGTTCGCGGGGTTTGCCGAAGCCTGAGCATCCTTTAATTAGTTTGATAGATTATGAAACTATTAAACACGCGCCTGAAAACAACACTACCAACTGGGTTTTAGATTTTTATTCTATATCACTTAAAAGAAATTTTGATGCAAAAATAAAGTATGGTCAATCTGAATATGATTTTGATGAAGGTGTTATGTTTTTTATTTCGCCGGGACAAGTTTTTAGCATTGAAGTTCAAAAAAATCCCAATCCTAAACGATCGGGCTGGACCTTATTAATACATCCCGATTTCCTATGGAATTCTTCTTTAAGCAAAACAATAAAGCACTATGACTATTTCGACTACTCCTCCAATGAAGCATTATTTCTGTCAGATAAAGAAGAGAAAACGGTCGTTGAAATTTTAAAAAATATTCGTCATGAATATCAATCCAATATTGACAGCTATAGTCAGCACTTAATTATTGCCCAGCTCGAATTACTATTCACTTACGCTGAACGTTTTTATCACCGTCAGTTTATCACCAGAAAAATCCCGAATCATAAAATCCTGAATCAGCTGGAAGATGCACTTGCAGACTATTTTGCAAGCGAGTCACTTTCAAAAGCAGGTATGCCCTCAGTACATTACATAGCCGAAAAATTAAATATTTCACCAAATTATTTAAGTAATCTTCTTAAAGTGTTAACGGGACAAAGCACTCAACAACATATTCACGATAAATTGATAGAAAAGGCGAAGGAAAAGTTGTCTACCACAGATTTATCTGTAGGCGAGATAGCTTACTCACTGGGTTTTGAGCATACACAGTCTTTCAGTCGACTGTTTAAATTGAAGAGCAAGGTGTCTCCGCAGGAATTCAGATCAGGATTTAATTAA
- a CDS encoding SET domain-containing protein-lysine N-methyltransferase, giving the protein MALLVKKSQLPGAGKGLFTTKAIRKDSKIIEYRGEIIGYNEYRRRARREEDHYLFFLRMDLSIDSLYTPKFKARYANDAAGITRVKGLRNNSDYVIFGDKCFVVASRDIKAGEEIFVNYTSSYWSYMKKRLKKKKLIKS; this is encoded by the coding sequence ATGGCATTGCTTGTCAAAAAATCACAATTACCTGGAGCCGGGAAAGGCTTGTTTACAACTAAAGCTATTCGCAAGGATAGTAAAATTATAGAATACCGCGGCGAAATTATCGGCTACAACGAATACCGCAGGCGGGCGCGTAGAGAAGAAGATCACTATTTGTTTTTTCTACGTATGGACCTTTCGATAGATTCACTGTACACACCGAAATTTAAAGCGCGTTATGCCAATGATGCCGCTGGAATTACACGCGTAAAAGGTCTTAGAAATAACAGCGACTACGTTATTTTTGGAGATAAGTGTTTTGTTGTTGCCTCTCGTGACATTAAAGCCGGAGAAGAAATCTTCGTAAATTATACCAGCTCTTACTGGAGTTATATGAAGAAACGACTAAAGAAAAAAAAGTTAATTAAATCCTGA
- a CDS encoding glutamate/aspartate:proton symporter GltP, with protein MKQNLFRTILTNLTFWVLIAIICGALLGHYDPTEAVKMEVIGKAFIEIIKLFIAPIIFLTIVLGISGMGNLKKVGRIGVKALVYFEIVTTIALVIGIAVAYIMQPGKIDKGNLQIQDASKYANAKASDFDWLKFFSSNLTLQILIISIIIGILLNASRYRQTIVDFLNKLSRIVFTGLKYVMYLAPLGAFGGMAFTVGKFGLHTLVPLAKLMGSVYLTMIVFVFFILGGIMRYYKENIFTFLKYIKEELLLVLGTSSSEAALPSIMVKLEKLGCSKPIVGLVIPTGYSFNLDGTSIYLSMSIIFLAQLYNVHLTMPEILSIIGILMVTSKGAAGVTGSGFIILASTLTAIHKIPVEGLAFLLGVDKFMSEARAITNLIGNGVATLIISKSENEFIKPPPED; from the coding sequence ATGAAACAAAACCTGTTTCGCACCATACTTACCAATCTTACCTTCTGGGTTTTAATCGCTATTATCTGTGGGGCCTTGCTGGGCCATTACGACCCAACGGAGGCTGTAAAAATGGAGGTCATCGGTAAAGCATTTATCGAGATCATTAAGCTGTTTATAGCGCCGATCATATTCCTCACCATCGTACTTGGCATAAGCGGCATGGGCAACTTAAAAAAAGTGGGTCGTATAGGAGTTAAAGCCCTTGTGTATTTTGAAATTGTAACCACTATAGCTTTGGTTATCGGCATTGCGGTGGCATACATCATGCAGCCCGGAAAAATTGACAAAGGAAATTTACAAATTCAGGACGCCTCGAAATATGCAAATGCCAAAGCAAGTGATTTTGATTGGTTAAAATTCTTTTCATCAAATCTCACTCTACAGATTTTAATTATTTCAATTATTATTGGCATTCTTTTAAATGCTTCCAGGTACCGCCAAACTATTGTTGATTTTCTAAATAAACTTTCCAGGATCGTGTTTACAGGCTTAAAGTACGTCATGTATCTGGCGCCATTGGGAGCTTTCGGGGGCATGGCATTTACTGTTGGAAAATTCGGCTTGCACACTTTAGTTCCACTGGCCAAATTGATGGGAAGCGTTTACCTGACTATGATCGTATTTGTTTTTTTTATCCTTGGCGGCATCATGCGTTATTACAAGGAAAATATTTTCACCTTCTTAAAATATATAAAAGAAGAACTATTACTGGTGCTTGGCACCTCATCGTCCGAGGCAGCGTTGCCTTCGATAATGGTTAAACTTGAAAAACTGGGTTGCAGTAAACCCATAGTTGGTTTGGTGATTCCAACAGGTTATTCATTTAACCTCGATGGCACTTCTATTTATCTTTCCATGTCTATCATCTTTTTAGCGCAACTTTATAATGTGCATTTAACTATGCCTGAAATTTTAAGTATCATTGGAATTTTAATGGTGACATCCAAAGGTGCCGCTGGAGTTACTGGAAGCGGTTTTATCATCCTGGCTTCCACTTTAACCGCTATTCATAAAATTCCTGTAGAGGGGCTTGCCTTTTTGTTGGGTGTAGATAAATTTATGAGTGAAGCCCGTGCCATTACTAATTTAATCGGAAACGGCGTTGCCACCCTTATCATTTCTAAAAGCGAAAATGAATTCATTAAACCACCCCCTGAAGACTAA
- a CDS encoding DNA-3-methyladenine glycosylase — translation MSYCNAIDYMSEEKKAIHKPYHDLQYGFPIHDDNELFCRLVLEINQAGLSWETILKKEKTFRLAYDNFNVKKVAAYKEKDFERLMADPGIIRNKLKINAAIENAKTLLSLQKEFGSFEKWLELQHPKKLENWVKLFKKTFRFTGGEIVNEFLMSTGYLPGAHSESCGVYKKVTKAKPLWMKPSKK, via the coding sequence ATGTCCTACTGCAATGCCATAGACTATATGTCTGAAGAGAAAAAGGCGATTCACAAACCATATCACGATCTTCAATACGGATTTCCAATACACGATGATAATGAACTTTTTTGCCGGCTTGTTCTGGAAATTAACCAGGCGGGACTTAGTTGGGAGACCATTTTAAAAAAAGAAAAAACTTTCAGGCTTGCTTACGATAATTTTAATGTGAAAAAAGTAGCGGCTTACAAAGAGAAAGATTTTGAGCGACTCATGGCCGATCCCGGAATTATTCGTAACAAACTAAAAATAAATGCGGCCATCGAAAACGCGAAAACCCTTTTGTCTTTGCAAAAAGAATTCGGATCGTTCGAAAAATGGTTGGAGTTGCAGCATCCAAAAAAATTAGAAAACTGGGTGAAGCTTTTTAAAAAAACCTTTCGTTTTACAGGTGGAGAAATTGTAAATGAATTTTTAATGAGTACGGGTTATCTTCCGGGCGCGCACTCTGAGTCCTGCGGGGTCTACAAAAAAGTTACAAAGGCAAAGCCTTTGTGGATGAAACCCTCTAAAAAATAA
- a CDS encoding transposase, with the protein MENLNANYIVRAEIWLFATTLLYFLMNGAQIFETAVIVPKWTAAPPESFKWLADKNGASLKIFWIVLHSIHEITFILAIVFCWRLDPIRNGLLILFALHFAVRVWTILYFAPHIMNFEKITETQNTVENLVDKTLLWKNLNYLRVTFFLLLSFALIPLCVKLLKLAGKA; encoded by the coding sequence ATGGAAAATCTTAACGCCAACTACATCGTAAGAGCGGAGATCTGGCTCTTTGCGACAACCCTTTTGTACTTCTTAATGAACGGCGCACAAATTTTTGAAACCGCCGTCATAGTTCCTAAGTGGACAGCTGCGCCGCCCGAATCTTTTAAATGGCTGGCAGATAAAAACGGAGCAAGTTTAAAAATATTCTGGATCGTACTGCATTCCATTCACGAAATCACTTTTATACTCGCCATTGTTTTTTGCTGGAGACTGGATCCTATAAGAAATGGATTGCTGATTCTTTTTGCTCTTCACTTCGCGGTTCGTGTTTGGACGATTCTTTACTTCGCTCCCCACATTATGAACTTTGAAAAAATAACTGAAACACAAAACACGGTTGAAAACCTGGTTGACAAAACTCTACTTTGGAAAAATTTAAATTATTTGAGGGTTACTTTCTTTTTACTGCTCTCTTTTGCCTTAATTCCTCTTTGCGTAAAACTTTTAAAACTGGCTGGAAAAGCTTAG
- a CDS encoding MarR family transcriptional regulator, translating into MTVKERIQHFRSISRNYSDNSILMHEAIARKAGLSGTDHKYLGLILQKGQMTAGELSKVTGLTTGAVTGLIDRLEKKKLVQREFVKDDRRKVIIVANKQNTNKVMEPLFKDVQEKTSKLISSFSEKEFQIIEKYFVNATKIMKETQEKLSKK; encoded by the coding sequence ATGACAGTGAAAGAACGCATTCAACATTTCAGGAGCATAAGCCGCAATTATTCTGACAATTCCATTTTAATGCATGAAGCAATTGCCCGAAAAGCCGGGCTTTCGGGAACGGATCACAAATACCTTGGATTAATTCTTCAAAAAGGACAAATGACGGCCGGTGAACTTTCAAAAGTGACGGGTTTAACCACTGGCGCTGTTACCGGGCTGATTGATCGTCTTGAAAAGAAAAAACTCGTGCAAAGAGAATTTGTAAAAGATGACCGCAGGAAAGTGATCATTGTAGCAAATAAACAAAACACCAACAAAGTCATGGAACCCCTTTTTAAAGACGTGCAGGAAAAAACGTCCAAACTTATTTCATCTTTTTCTGAAAAGGAATTTCAGATCATTGAAAAATATTTTGTGAATGCTACAAAGATCATGAAAGAAACCCAGGAAAAACTTAGCAAAAAATAA